The nucleotide sequence AAAGTGTGACTGgaacatttttaatcttaaatttttACAAACCACACCAcctgtttttcttaaataaaagcaGACAAGTGTCATGAAATTGGTTTAGTTGATATAACCACcaatttacattatttcattgttttgtaaaAGTTGTGTGTTATAAATTGTGGATTGATAGTTGATTGGTTTGAAGCAAGGCCTTACACTGCACAGACTAAAACACATTTGTGAGAGAAGTCATGAACTTCGGAGAAAGATTCTAGAGgaaaaagacacatttactgcAACAAAAGATATATTCTAGAGGCAAAGACTCCAGTCTCTGAGAACTACACATGCTAATGGAGTCTCATGAGCAAGTCCTTTGCCTCTGTAACTTTTTCTTAAATCTTGCATAATGAAAGTTTTATTGCactattttaagaattttacttTGTACAGATGATCTTATCAGCCAAATAAGGGGTTTTGACCAAGTGATGCTCTTGAAAGGAGTGAAAGAAGAGGATGTGGTAAATTGTCTTCAAAGATAAAGCTTCTCAAAAGGTCTTAAAACAGCTTGAAAAATGTTATGTGTATAGTACTTAAAGGGTCATAGTTGCACACCCTGCTAAAATCACGCAGAACATAAGCTTAGCTGACTGTCCATTAAACAACTTCATctgaattgtttgtgtttttttttttttttactttgaccaGGTCTGGGATCTGTCTGAAAATGGGATGTTAGGACTGAGAGATCCTCTGTCTGAAAAAAAGCTACACCATATCGGTGCTGGATATCAACCACAAACTGTTTCCAGACATGAGAGAAGAAGATCATGTTGGGGAAATGAAACCAGTTTAGATGTGATGATAAGGAATCATTATTTTCTGAAACAGTATCAAATATCTTATATGTATCACGTGATCTGTATCACAGTTGACTGGATAGTATTGTTTGACTTTTAAGGACATTTCATTACTCATCTGTGTGAACTGATTAATATatgatgttaatgtatttttgatgatcCATTATTATTTTCCTTGAATCTTATTTGTCTTGATactacaagtcaagtcaagctCTGTAAGACGCCATTCAGAAATGGCATCATCAAATCAGGCATGCCACTTTAAATGGTTTGATCTGTCCTAGATATGGCAGAAGTCAAGATCCTTTATTTATCTTCACCTGTCCAAACCTCATGCACATCTGTCATAATCACAGTGGATTGAACTAATATTTATTCTGCAAGAAACATAGTTGACTTATGATGTAAACATAtacttttcagtttaaattgaataatatctttgcaatgcagacaAAACAATGCAATAGTATGAAACAGATCTGgtaaaaattatgattattttatttatttatttttttgcttttgaactGTTGTTGAGAATATTGTCTctgcatattttaataacatttattctgtttagattttatttactttatattttaaacgTGTTTGATTTAGCTTAATaattagaaaacaataaaaagaaaacacagataATTGATtgctttattcatattttatttttattttatttttttcattgtaatgcTTTCAAAGTAATTTATTCTCATTCAGAAATTGCCATGAGCTTGATCATGTACAAAATTATCTCCTTTGTGGCTCTGACctgcaacaaacaaaacaaacaaacaaaaaaggttaaaaaaaattaatatatcatCATTTAACCATTATTACCATATTACTGTAGGAAAAAAGACGTGATTGTACATTTTTAGCATGGGTTTTTCTGTACCTATTAGCAGATAAGAATTTTAGAACAGACTTTGTTTGGGGCGTCATCTGTCATTAGCTCTTTGATCAGCTTGTTCATATACTTCTCAACAAAGTTCTTGCACGGATCCTTCCTCTGATTTAATACATCACAGCCCTTTTTCAGCTTGGTTTTGATTTCATCCTGAGGGAAATTATAAATTTAGTCAAGGTTGTTGTGAGATGTATGGTCAGATCAATAATTTAGTATTAAACATGACACCCACCACCGTTGGTTTATGGGAGAGTAATGTTTTCACCGCCTTTACGATCAATTTGCATATTATGCACTCACTAGATGACTGCTGTTTCGGCATGCCATCAGCCTGAAAAACAATGCCATATGAAGCAAACATAAATTGTATAACAATAAAGCAGATAAGAATACAGCAGAAGCCAATCTCCAAATCTCTCTGCACTCATAGAGACAATGCAATAAACTATGCTGCTTAATTAGTCGTCGATCACCTGTTAATCACATGCAAATGAGTGAAAAGTTTTGCCCTAGTCTAGTTAAACAAATATATGCATCggtcattattttaaagtatacacTTATTTAATGAACTGTTGTAATCAGGAGATGCTTACAGAGATCTCTTCATCTTGGTCCTCAGCAGAGTCCACCTCACGGATCTCCCAATGAGCTGCACAAACTACAAATAAATGGACAATAATTCATGTTAAAACAAATGAttcaatcataaaacaaaaatgtataccTAACACAAAGTACTGTAGAAGTCATATTAGAACTGAACTGGTGATTATTTTACCTGCAAATATGAGCAAGCTGACAAGAAATATGTTGCGGAGCATCTTAGCAGATGATCTCTAATCAGTGTGAAGACAAAGCTTTCAGAATCGAGGTTCAGATGTGCTCTTCAGAAGCATGTGGAGCTCTTTTATAGAGGTCTCCATCCACCACAAGTGAGCGTTTCTTTCCAACCACAAACCACAGATGTCTTGCCCAGGAGAAAAAATTGCGCTTCCATAATGTACTTATATTGCTCTATTTTCATGcactaattttgtatttatatacactaaaaattattctttagtaCTTTTAAACATAATCTTAAGAACATCTAAGTGTGGATCAGGCTTTAAATAAAGTGACACAACTACAACAGAAGGAccttctttaaaagaaaagcaagaaGAACACCTCAACACAACCATATTTCATGATGGATTATAGTACTGTCACATGAAATCAAACGTATAATTAATCGAAACTGGGAGATCAATCGTAGTTATGGTGAGCTACAGAAATCCTCCCTTGATCAATGATAAAGTTACAAGGGATGTTTAAGTTTGGACGTTGCGATCATTGTGACAATGTAATTCAAACTAAATCATTTGTAGATGTCTGCACAAAGAAAATGTATTCAATCAaatcatttatacatttgtaatggGACCATGGTTTGGGCACTACAAGTCCCAGCAGCCCCAGCATTATATAAGGAAGTAGTGAAGCTTGTTTGCTCGATCTCTTCCACTGTTGATTTCGGGAATGTTGTGGCGGATCTAGAACTTTGAAAAGAATGATATAGCACTTCAAAAGAATGGCAGCAGATAAGCAGTTACATTGAATACTGCCAGAGCCTCGTTGAGAACTGAACATATGATGTACCGATTAAGAGTGTTGTGGCTGGATTATTGCCTGACTGATGCTGCCTGACTGTCCCAGTCAGAAATTGTGGATGTTAAAGGGATGCACGGTTACCGTTTACTTTAGCTTTAATGGACTGAGAactttatgttaatgttttttttttttgtttttttttgtggttttgagaACCAGATTGTGAGAGGATATATTAGGCAATGAAGAAACTGGGTTAATAGTGATTGTGTTACAATGCTGACTTGTGTTTGTATCACCTGCATTGCCCACTATTAATTAAGCTGTTTATTCTTTTCTCTTATAGGTTTAGTTTTGGTTTCTTAAGCCAATGGTGGCCACGGAGTTGCCCTCACTGTGTGGATGGCGGTGGTGAGGTGGCTGGGATTGTGTGGTAGTTTGATcactttatctttgttttttctctgtaGGTTTGCAGTGTGATTGCTGTGAGCTTGACTGCTGTGAGAACACTTTTGCTCGTGCCACTTCTGTCTTCACTTTCTGGGTAACCTGTGGCCATCTATAGTTGGTtctctttttgttgtttatttattttgattttgttttcatgtgggtATTTGCATCAAAGATTGGTGATgtgatgttttaatacttttgacCTGTCTAAATAGAAATGTGCCTGTTTATCAAAGTCACCTCATGGCCCCTTTCGCCTGGTTACTACTGACCTCTTTAGGTCATCCCACCACACATTGTAAGAGTATGTTCAGCTATGTAATCTATTGACCTCAATGTCCTTGTAACTGTTTCTATGTGGGTCAAACTAAACATAGGATGCAAAATAGATTATGGGATCCAAAAAATGTTCGTACAAGAAACAAAGATTATCATATGTCAGTGCATTATGTGTCGGTCATGATTCTAATTCCtctactttaaattttttttggtttggtatGGTTTTTTGGTTTGGTATGACTGGATCTTTTAGAAAGGGTGATAGACTACAAAAACTTTTACAAAGGGAAGTTTTTGGATATTTTCGTTGAGAGCTACCATTTTTCCTGGGTTGAATGAAGAATAAGATTTTACTCCATTTTTGTGAAACCATTATTAGTGTGCCCCCCTCAAccccttaataataataattattgtacacactctctctctctctctctctctctctgtaatggCTAACAAGGTTGTATGCCCATCCCCATATTTTTTTGGACCAGAAGAAGTGCCTTGGATTCTTCTTTTTCATAACATcaaagtgtactcaactgtgccaTTTTGGGACTCCatgaatatgaaagaaaaaaatgtgctttcaaagggttagttcacccaaaaatgaaaaatagcctgtgttttactcaccctcaaagcattctaggtgtatatgactttcttctttcagacgaatccaatcagagttatattaaaaattgtcctggcaaTTCAAAGCATTATCATTGCAGTCAAATAAAGTGGCTCTTGGCTTTTAtagaaatcctctgacatttttctttacaattaCTCGGTTTGCACTTGTAATTCACATGACTAATCATGCTACCCTGACGTCCTATAAGTCAACTGCTGGAATGGCTTCCGAGTACAACAGATGTGGGAGGGAGAATTGAGAGAGAAGTTTTTagtacgtttgaaatatggattttttttttttttttacaaaaacacatggattcgctacaagaggccttcatttatttaattaggtTTGTTTAGAATATTGTTAAAGCATGGAAAGCTTTTCACACATgcatagacaatttcacatgcatgaaacctaattcacgtacacacaaaaaaaattcacgtgcgtgaaaaaaaatatatattcacaaaaagcaatttacatgcgcaaaataaaattatgtattcataaaatacatttcacaaatgcaaaacacaattcgtagatatacaactgtgcacaaaaacctttgaatgtttaaaatgtacgagtgtctgaatgtacaaatcgtcatttactacgaatccactcggatttgtgtgtgtgtgtttttgagactttcctggcagagctctcttcccacgtgggtctgtcgtactctttagccaatcagatgcgagcttaccattcaaccaatcatatcataagccactgagagtgcattcaaggagcatgATTCTGCGCTTCTTTTGcgttgcgcaatatggattaattagaacggacaTTAAGCCTTTaaatcagtaatcccatagacagtaaaagaaatggacacagcgacccaactgGAACTCaactgagacaagtgaagcccatttttagcgatttttagcacttccgtttctaacgcgcagactcaaacaaaggaagcttctgccattattgtgacttcatctgaacatgtgcaaaactactctccttgaatgcactctcagagctctgccaggaaagtctcaaaaacacacacacacaaatccgagtggattcgtagtaaatgacgatttgtacattcagacactcgtacattttaaacattcaaaggttttttgtgcacagttgtatatctatgaattgtgttttgcatttgtgaaatggtattttatgaatatataattttattttgcgcatgtgaattgctttttgtgaatatatatttttttttcacgcacgtgaatttttttttgtgtgtacgtgaattaggtttcatgcatgttaaattgtctacgcatgtgtgaatcgtgttttttgcgtgaattatatttgagactaatctgcttccatattcATTTACCCCCCGGAGCGGTGTGAGTCATGTTTTTTTATGGATGTGCAtgctttatttaatgtgttttggactgttaaacATAAACACCCACCCACTAAAATGAAAGAGCTTAGAAGAgacaggacaatttttaatataactccgactggattcgtctaaaagaagaaagtaattTACACCTAGGATGGGTTGAGGGTGAATAAAAAAGGctatttgtcatttttacaacAATTTCATGTCAATAAAAAAGTACCCAAGTCACACAACAtgctattgttattgttaacagaggctacactcttaaaaaatgaTGGCTCATTACTGATTTTCTGAAGCTCAGCCATCCAACTACACTGACTGTCAACAGGTAAAcgatttctttattaaaatgtctATGATTTATAACTTTCAAATTATAACTGGTTTCCTACCAATCATGTCTTTTTGGATACTTCTATCCTCTTTACTACTTAGTAagtaacataaaacatttaatttatgttttttttttctcccaattaCTTaggtttatgcataaacataccCAGTCACAGCTGCATGACTTTATAtcacattcacacaaaaacaaatggaaGGAGACATATTGTAACTCAATTCTGTATTTCAGATGCTGTCACATCCTGCATatcatcatctgcagagagacACTACCACTCAATCACATCATAATACACGTAATGATGTTCTTACAGACATCATAGaagattatgaaaataattttttttcactggaatgtggtttttatttctgtaacgaggaggctgaggcagtattagaatccatttgcagaagtttattaGGGAAAGATCTTAGAGACAGTGTCGTTAAACCAGGCAGAGAGTCAGTACTGTAATGGAGGTCCGATCTTTCAACATAGACAAGGGGAATCCAAAAGGCAGAGACAAGTAGGCAGGCGAAtgggtcaaacacaaacatcagtccaatcaggcaATAAATCTAATGGGGCTATCCAAGAAGTAAGAACGTGAAAACaggtaaggcaggtaaactggcaatacttcgcaatggGGAAACATGCTGACTCGTGTTAAatagtgtcaaacaggaaatgaccatagaagcagagggagcggtgaacagtcagtactcaggcaagggctccctctgctggcatTACAGTTTCACTATTTTCTGTCATCAGGCTCCACTCACCCAGGAACTCACAGCAAACACTCATGCAGCTGACCATCTTCTCTCGTCCTTCTCTCCTCTTACAGAAGATTAAGTCTCTAAACTTATTCTCTCCAGCAACCCTACCACCTGCCCTCTAGATCCAGTCACCTCACATCTACTACAAGCTATTTCCCCTGGACTTATGCCTTCACACACATATCATCATCAACACAGCTCTTCTCACAGGCATTTTTCCCACCGCATTCAGTTGGACTCTGGTTAACCCCATTGCTTAAAAAACCAACACAAGACACCTCACTTGAGAACTACAGGCCCATGTCTCTCCTCCCGTTCATAGTAAAATCACTTGAACCAAGAGATTCTGGATCTTGAACCAATCTGTATTTAaaagtggccattcaactgaaaCCGCCTTGCTGTAAGTCactgaagattattatttattagtccAAATCTTCAGTTCTCATTCTGTTAGAACTATCTGCTGCATTCAACATTGTTAATCATCAAATCCTTCTGTCCATCCTCTCATTGCTGGGCATCACCGTAACTGCACTCACAGGtgggtccttcagggtgtcttgggaAGGAGAGGTATCCAAATCACTGGGGTTCTTCAGgaatcagttcttggacccctcctgtTCTCTTTATGCACTAGATCACTGTGACCCATCAT is from Cyprinus carpio isolate SPL01 chromosome B17, ASM1834038v1, whole genome shotgun sequence and encodes:
- the LOC109107756 gene encoding prosaposin-like isoform X2 — encoded protein: MLRNIFLVSLLIFAVCAAHWEIREVDSAEDQDKEISADGMPKQQSSSECIICKLIVKAVKTLLSHKPTVDEIKTKLKKGCDVLNQRKDPCKNFVEKYMNKLIKELMTDDAPNKVCSKILIC
- the LOC109107756 gene encoding prosaposin-like isoform X1, whose product is MLRNIFLVSLLIFAVCAAHWEIREVDSAEDQDEEISADGMPKQQSSSECIICKLIVKAVKTLLSHKPTVDEIKTKLKKGCDVLNQRKDPCKNFVEKYMNKLIKELMTDDAPNKVCSKILIC